The sequence TTTGACCCCAATACTTTGGCATCCGATACCAAACTCGGCGAGCTTCCTCTGCGCGAGGAATTGCGTGGCAAATCAGCCTATGGGGCCCCACAGCTTGAGGTCCGAGTCCAGCTCAACACCAACGAGAACCCGTACTCGCCGTCGCAGGCGCTGATTGATGATCTCGTTGCTGAAGTATCTAAGTTGGCCTCCACACTGAACCGGTACCCAGAGCGCGACGCCGTTGAGCTGCGGACCGCGCTGGCTGACTATGTGAGTACACAGACAGGTGTGGCTGTGACCAAAGACAACCTGTGGGCAGCCAACGGCTCTAACGAAATTTTGCAGCAGCTTCTCCAGGCCTTCGGCGGACCTGGACGCAGCGCAATGGGTTTTGTTCCTAGCTACTCGATGCACCCCATTTTGTCTGCCGGAACTCAAACGGAGTTCATTGCTGTAGATCGCGGCGAAGATTTCCGCATTGATATGTCAACCGCGTTGCGGGAGATTGACCAGCGGGGGCCGGATATCATCTTCGTGACCACCCCGAACAATCCCACCGGTGATGTCACCAGCCTGGAAGACATCGTCCAAATTGTGGAGGCTGCGCCGGGCATTGTGGTCATCGACGAAGCGTATGCGGAGTTCTCGCCGTCGCCGTCGGCAGTGAGCCTGATCGAGAAGTTCCCAACGAAGCTTGTTGTCTCGCGCACCATGAGCAAGGCTTTTGATTTTGCTGGTGGCCGCCTCGGCTACTTTGTGGCGGCACCGGCGTTTATTGAAGCTGTGATGCTGGTGCGCCTGCCCTATCATCTCTCGGTGCTATCTCAGGCAGCAGCCACCGTGGCCTTGCGTCACTCGGCCGACACGCTGGCAACCGTCGATAAGCTTTCAAGCGAGCGCGAACGCGTCCAGGCGGCGCTTACCGAGCTGGGCTACAAGGTAGTGCCCAGCGAATCGAACTTCCTCTTCTTCGGCGATTTCGACGATGCCACAGCTGCCTGGCAGGCGTTTCTGGATGAGGAGGTACTAATCCGCGATGTCGGTGTTCCAGGGCATCTGCGGGTGACCATCGGCTTGGACGTTGAAAATGACATCTTCCTAAAAGCCGCAGAAATTGTGAAAAAGAAAGGTCTATAACCATGGCTGATCGCATCGGCACAGCAACCCGTACCACTAGCGAATCTGATATCACCGTCGAGATCAACCTCGACGGCTCCGGCCAGTGCGATATCGATACCGGTTTGCCCTTTTTCGACCATATGCTCACCGCATTTGGCACCCACGGTTCTTTCGACCTGAAGGTTCACGCTACGGGCGATACACATATCGATGCGCACCACACCGTCGAAGACACCGCCATTACGCTGGGGTGGGCGCTGCTGGAAGCGGTTGGCGACAAAAAGGGTATCCGTCGCTTCGGATCGATGCAGTTACCGATGGACGAAACGCTTGTCGACGCAGTACTGGACATCTCGGGCCGCCCCTATTTTGTGATGAACGGTGAGCCTGAGAACATGGAGTGGCAGATCATCGGAGGGCACTACGCCACGGTGATCAATCGCCATTTCTTTGAAACGTTGGCTTATAACTCGCGTATCACCCTGCATGTGAATGTGCATTATGGCCGAGACCCACATCACATCACCGAGGCTGAGTACAAGGCTGTAGCACGCGCATTACGGCAGGCCACCGAGCTTGATCCACGTGTGACTGGTGTGCCGTCGACGAAGGGCGCTTTATAAATGGCGGTGCTTGCACAAGCAGCAGGTAGCCCCGGGTTAGCCGGGTCTTTGTTCGTGTGGATCCTGTTTATCATCGCTGGCCTGTTGGTCGGCGGGGCCTGGAGCGCCTACCAAAACGGCTCCAAGAAAGCTACGCTGATCATGGTGGTTTTGGCAGCCGTGGCGCTGCTCGTCGCGCTGGCCAACCTCTTGAACGCGATGCCGATTTAAAGACAAATCTAAAGCGAAGGCGAATTCACTATGAAGCGTCACCTCACTATGGCACTGCTTGCAACCATGCTCGTATTCAGTGGCTGCAGCAGCGCAGACATCTCCCAAGACTCCGCTGAGTCCTTTGACGGACCATCAGCAACATCAGAGCTAGTAATTGACAGCGCTCAGGACGAAGCATCTTATGGTGCCTACAGCGTTGGCGAGGTTGCTGAGGCATCAGTGGTGACCGTTGGGCAGGCGCGCGTGCGTCACGACGATCCCTACTCTGTCTCACAGGATTTCATTGAAGATGTTGAGAAGCGTGGCGGACTCGTGTCCTCCATGGATGTTGAAGCAGAAGATGAGAATCCGCGCGCCGAAGTGACCGTGAAGATTCCGGCAGACCAGTACCAAGATTTTGTCGATGCGCTTAACAACTATGGCACGGTTGTTACTGTCACTACGTCGTCTGAAGATGTCACCAGCCAGCAGGTTGACCTGCAAGCGCGTGTAGACGCCCTCCAGGCGTCTGTGGATCGGCTGTCGGGGCTGATGGAGGAAGCAGGAAGTGTCGAGGAGTTGCTTGAAGCGGAACAGACGTTGACGGACCGTCAGGCCACACTTGACTCCGTCCGTGGGCGCCTCAACAACCTGGAGAACCGAATTGCGATGTCCACGCTCACCGTGGTCTTCAGCACGGCGGACAGTGACAAGTCGAACCCGTCGTCACGCGGCGGCAACCCATTCAGCAAAGCGTGGGATGCGCTGCTCAGCTCGGTCAATACTTTGTTGATCATCACGCTTGGTCTGCTGCCGTGGGTGCTGGTATTGGGGCTTATCGCCTGGTTGACGTGGCGGATAGTGCGACGATTCACAAACCGGGGAGGAAAGCCCAAGAATTAGCGGGTGAATCTGTTATCCTTTCTCGGTTGTTGAGTTCAACCAGCACCGCGAAAGGGGAGCAGTGGCACAGCAGCAGATGAGCCGGGGAGAGATCGAGAAGCTTGAGAGCATCTGGCAGGCTCCAGGTTTTCTACCCACCATGATTGCGGTGGGTGCAGCTTTTGGTGCGTGGGCGCTGTTGCTTCCCGTGCTGCCCGTGGCGGTATTGGACTCTGGTGGCAGTGCCACCCTGGCGGGGATGACTACCGGTATTTTCATGCTGGCCACCGTGATCACCCAAATTTTTACTCCGCTGATGCTGCGTGTTGTGGGCTACCGTCCGGTGATGGTGGTGTCTGCACTGCTGCTGGGTGTTCCTGCGCTGGGCCACATGATCAGTATGCAGCCATGGGCAGTTCTGTTGTTCTGTGCCATACGTGGCATCGGCTTCGGCGCGATCACGGTTGCGGAATCCGCGTTGGTTGCAGAGCTTGTACCTGCTAGATTTCTCGGCAAAGGCACTGGCCTGCTTGGTGTGTTCGTCGGCGTGGCACAGATGCTATTCCTTCCGGTGGGGCTGATGATTGCACCACAGTTTGGCTATCACGCGGTGTACGTGGTGGGCGCTGTTATCGCTCTTATCGCTGGTGTGATGGCGCTGCGGATTCCAGCGCTGCAAGCCGACCCAGTAGAGCCACGTTCTACCGATTCCGCCACACCCCACACCCCAATGTGGAAGTTAGTGGCAGTGCCCGCTCTAGCGCTGGCCACTTTGTCGATGAGCTACGGCGTGATCACGTCCTTCCTGCCGTCGGCCATGCGAGAAATGGATGCCACAATTGGGGTGACGTTGGGAGGAATTATCCTGTCGGTGGTTGGCGTGGCTTCAATGATCGTGCGGTACGTCGTGGGTATCAGGTCGGATCAACGCGGTGAACCAGGGGCAACAATGATTCCGGCACAGTTTGCTGGGTGTGTGGGAATGGTCATCATCGTTGTTGTCATGCTTACCGGCGCCTCAGTGTGGTGGCTGTTAGTTGCTGCCATCTTGTACGGTGGTGCCTTTGGCGCGGTGCAGAATGAATCATTGCTGAGCATGTTCCACCGCCTGCCTCGCTCCCAGCTCTCCAACGCGTCGGCGGTGTGGAACATTTTCTTCGACGGTGGTACGGGCCTCGGATCAACCGTCTTTGGGGTGGTCGTTGCTGCTTCTGGCTATCCAGGGGCGTTCGCCGCCGGTGCGTTAGTCATCATAATCGGCATTGGAATGACAGTCTTGGACCGTGCCTTGGGGCGCCACCGGGTAACCGAACACAACAACATGGCCACCCGGCTCAAAGCTGTGCATCGGCGGAAGTAGAATCACACCCCATGAAGAAGATCGCAGTATTAGATTATGGTGCCGGCAACCTACGCAGTGTGCAGCGAGCCCTCGAACACGTCGGCGCTGATGTTGCGATCACTCACGACCCGATCATTGCCATCGAGTCCGACGCCCTTGTCGTTCCTGGCGTGGGCGCATTCGAAGCCTGCATGAAAGGTCTCAACGCGGTCAACGGTGCCCGTATTATTGGCCAGCGCCTGGCGGGGTCGCGGCCCGTGTTCGGGATCTGCGTCGGTTTCCAGGTGTTGTTCGATAAGGGAGTAGAGCACGGGGTGGAAACCGCAGGGGTAGGAGAGTGGCCCGGCGTCGTCGATAAGCTCGACGCCTGCATCCTGCCGCACATGGGCTGGAACACAGTCAGCCAGGCTGGCGGTAGCGAGATGTTCGCGGGGCTTGACGACGATCAACGCTTCTATTTCGTCCACTCGTATGGGGTGCAGGACTGGGTACTTAAGGTCGACGAGTTCATTGCCGCCCCCGCAGTGAGCTGGGCCAACCATGAGCAGGCGAAGTTTGTGGCGGCGGTGGAAAATGGGCCGTTGTGGGCTGCTCAGTTCCACCCGGAGAAGTCTGGCGATGCCGGCTTGCACCTTTTGGAGAATTGGCTGCATACTGTGGGTTAAGGTAAGTATCATGACTTTTACCTTGCTTCCGGCCGTCGATGTTGTCGATGGGAAAGCTGTCCGCCTGGATCAGGGCGAGGCAGGAACCGAAAAAACCTATGGAGAGCCACTCGATGCTGCGTTGGAATGGCAGGCACAGGGGGCGCAGTGGCTCCACTTCGTTGATCTCGATGCCGCATTCGGACGGGGTTCAAATCATGAGTTGATGGCCGATATTACACACCGGCTCGACATCAACGTGGAGCTTACCGGCGGAATCCGTGACGACGAATCGCTGGAACGAGCCTTGGAGACAGGCGCAAAGCGCGTGAATATTGGCACCGCAGCTTTGCAGAACCCGGAGTGGATGGAAGATGTGCTGCGCCGCTACCCGGAGCAGGTAGCCATCGATATCGCCGTGCGTGAAGAAAACGGGCAGTGGCGTACCAAAGGCAACGGCTGGACCAGCGATGGTGGTGATCTCTGGGAGGTGCTGGAGCGCTTTGACTCCGCCGGCTGTACCCGTTTCGTGGTTACTGACGTGTCCAAGGACGGCACCCTGGCGGGCCCGAATATTGAGTTGCTGCGCGACGTGTCTGCCGCGACCGACGCGCTGATCACCGCATCGGGTGGAATTGCTACGCTCGACGATGTGGTGGAGGTTTCCAAATACCAAGATGAGGGGATCGATTCTGTGATTATCGGCAAAGCGCTCTATGAGAAGCGTTTCACGCTGCGCGATGCGCTAGCAGCAGTAGGCCAATAGTTCAGTAAGGTATTCAGCATGGTAGATACCCGCACCCTCCTCACTGTCGCTGATGATATTGTGAGGCAAGCCAGCGAGATGTTCGTCGATGGTGTGGGCGCTGCACCCTCCCTGTATAAAAAGGATGGGGATTTCGCCACTGAGATGGACATCTCCATCGAAAAGTTCATCCGCGATGAGCTGGCAAAAGAATCTGCTATCCCCGTGTACGGGGAGGAACAGGGCGGCAAATTCGACCCTGAAGCGTGCTGGATCATCGACCCGATTGATGGCACTACTAATTATGCTTCCGGCAACCCCAACTGCTCTATTTTGGTCTCGCTGGTGATTCAGAATGAACCACGTATCGCGGTGACTGCCATGCCCCTGTTTTCCAAGCATTTATCCACGCGTGATAATGAACCGGTTTACCTCAATGGAGAACAACTTCCGGAGCTTGACGACGATAACGGCCGCGGCGGTCTGATTGGTTTAGGTTCTGTGGGGTCTCCTGACTCTGCTAGATTCCCGATCGAGTTCCGGCTCAAACTGATGGGGTGGCTGACAGCTACTAACTTGCGTCCGCGCATTACCGGTTCTGTCGGGGTGGACCTAGCGCTGGTTGCTTCCGGTGCGTTTCAAGCGGCGATGAGTTTCTCGCCCAATATGTGGGACAACACCGCAGGTGTGCTGCTTGCCCGTAATGCCGGGGCGGTGGTCACCGATGGTGTAGGTCGCCCTTGGACCCCCACCTCGCCAGGTGCGATCGTCGGCACGCGCGCTGCTCATGCCACAGTGATGAGCACCATTGACACAATTTTAAAACTCTAGAAAGACAAATTATGGCTGTAGCTATTCGTGTAATTCCCTGTCTCGACGTTGACAACGGGCGGGTGGTAAAAGGCGTCAATTTTGAAAACCTGCGTGATGCGGGTGACCCTGTTGAACTGGCGCGGCGTTACGGTGAGGAGGGCGCAGACGAGTTGACCTTCCTTGATGTCACCGCTTCTAAGGACGGGCGTGGCACCATGTTGGATGTTGTGCGTCGTACAGCCGACGAGGTGTTTATTCCGCTGACTGTGGGCGGGGGAGTGCGCACCGTTGACGATGTGAAGGAGCTGCTGCGCGCTGGCGCGGACAAAGTGTCCGTGAATACCGCAGCGATTGCCAAGCCGGAGATACTGCGCGAGATGGCAGAGCAGTTCGGGTCGCAGTGCATCGTATTATCGGTGGATGCCCGCCGTGTCCCTGAGGGTGGTCAGTCTCAGCCATCCGGCTTTGAGGTGACCACTCACGGCGGGACAAAGTCCGCTGGAATCGATGCCATCGAGTGGGCGCGCCGCGGCCAGGAACTGGGTGTGGGCGAGATCTTGTTGAATTCGATGGACGGTGATGGCACTAAAGACGGCTTCGATATCGAACTGTTAGTTAAGGTGCGTCAAGCAGTAACCATTCCGGTTATCGCCTCAGGTGGGGCAGGCAAGCCAGAGCACTTTCCACCGGCGGTTGAAGCTGGTGCAAACGCGGTGCTAGCGGCTTCGATCTTCCACTTCGGCGAGGTTTCCATCAAGGAGGTCAAAGACGCGCTGGCGGGTGCTGGCTACGAGGTCCGCCAGTGAGTGACAACCCGGCGGACTACGCCCTTGACCCTGCTATTGCCCAGCGTTTGAAGCCGAATGATCAGGGCTTGGTTCCGGCGATCGTGCAGGCCCACGGCTCCGGTGAGGTGCTGATGATGGCGTGGATGGATACGCACGCTTTGGCTTATACTCTTGCTTCACGACGAGGCACTTACTACTCGCGTTCCCGGAAAGAATACTGGATTAAGGGTTTGACCAGTGGTCATACCCAGGAGGTCACGGGCGTGCGTCTTGACTGTGATGGCGATACCCTCCTGGTGACGGTCAAGCAGGTCGGTGGTGCGTGCCATACCGGTGACCGCACCTGCTTCGACGCAGATCCTCTGCTCTAGTATTCTGCTCTAACTTGAGCACTAACCGAAAGGAACTGTTGTGACCGTTGTGACCACTGCCTCGCAGGCCCCGTCTCAGGGTTGGTCTCGCCTGGGTGCACTCGGCTTAGGAATCGGCGCGATCATCATGTGGATTGGTTCTCGGATGCCGTGGATTGATGTGGCATACCAGGATGACAAATCTGGCCCGGGCAGCATCGCACTGTCCGGCTCGTCGTGGTCTACTGAGATCACCGCGGTGATTCTGGTTCTGCTGGCCGGAATGATCGCTGCCTTCGTTGTCAGGCGTTGGGGCCGTCGCATTATCGGCGTGATTGGTGCTCTGGCAGCCTTCGGGGCTGTAGTCTCTCCGATTGCGGTCTTGGTGGGCAACCCAGATGCCGAGCGGGCCAAGCTGTTGCTCACCTCGGGTGCGGCAAGCCAACGTTCTACTGCGCCAGTCACTATCGCCGAGTGGGCGGAGATTACCGGCATCTCCGTACAGGCGGTCGGCCCGATCGTCGCTGCGCTCGGTGCTCTTGTGGCCGTCGCTGCTGGGATTGTTCTGGCACTCAAGCCAGGTGGAGACTCGCCGAAGATGAATAAGTATGAAACCGCAACGATGCGGCGCGAAAAACTTGAGGACGATCTCGACTCCACCCCTGATTCTGGCCGGGTAATGTGGGATGCCCTTGATGCAGATATCGATCCGACCGATCGCAACGGCTGACCCTCTGGCTACCCCCGCTAGGTAAATAGCTAGCAACGTGATTTTCCCCGCAGAACTATCACCCACTAGCCTTGAGGCAGAGCTTCAGATCGAGGTTGGGAGGTGAGCGCGGTGCGCACCTTAGACAGCATGCAACGCATCGTCAGCGGAGTGCTGGCCGATGTTGCTGAGCGAGAAGCGAGCCTGCCCTTCGAAGAAATCAAGGCGAGATCGCGCGATATGGCTCCCACGAGGGACGTCCGCGCAGCCTTACTGAAACCGGGCTGTGGTGTCATCGTCGAAATTAAACGCACCTCCCCAGTCTTTGGCCCCACCGGCCTTGTCGCTTCAGTCGCAGACATCGCGCGAGGTATAGAAGCCGGTGGGGCTCATCTCATTGCATGCCAAACTGAGCGACTTCGGTTCAATGGGTCGTTGCAGGATATGGCTGTGGCACGCGAAGCTGTCGACCTGCCCATGGTGTGCCGTGATGTCATAGTCGACCCGTACCAAATCCATGAGGCGCGCTGTTACGGGGCGGATATGATTCCCCTGCAGGTGAGTCTGATGGACCAGCACCGTTTGGAAGCACTCATTGACCGAATTGAATCTCTCGGAATGGTTGCCATGGCCGAGGTACGCACCCCAGAAGAAGCGGACCGTGCCCTGCAGGCCCGAGCTCGTGTCATTGGTGTCAATTCTTGGTCTTTCGATACCAACTCTTTAAATCGCGATTCTTTCGCACAGATCGAACCTGGCATCCCCAGCGATGTGTTACGCATAAGTTTAGGCGGGGTACGCAACGCTCGTGACCTGCTGGATGCGGCGTCCCAAGGAGCGGATGCGGTACTGGCGGCGGAGTCTGTGATGAGCCAGGAGGACATTCGCGTCGCGACGATGCGCCTGGCAGCTGCCGGGCAGCATCCATCGTGTCCCTCCCGTTCTTAGCAAAATACGCTCTCATGGGGCACACTAAGAAACGTGCAAACTACGATTCTGGCTAATATTCCTTCGCCATCCCAAGGCGTGTGGGAACTTGGACCCATTCCAATCCGCGCGTACGCCCTATTTATCGTTATCGGCATTCTGGTAGCGCTGTGGTTGACGTTGCGCCGTTACCGGGCAAAAGGCGGAGACCCCGATGTGGTGTGGGATGCTGCAATAGTAGCCGTTCCCGCCGGTATTATCGGTGGCCGTTTATATCATGTGATCACCGATTATGATAAATATTTCGGACCCGGCAAAAACGCCTGGGATGCTTTCAACATTGCGGGCGGGGGATTGGGAATTTGGGGCGCGGTTGCCCTCGGCGGTGTTGCGGTGTGGATCTTATTCCGCGTGAAGAAGTTGCCTTTGGGCCCGTTCGCCGACGCGGTCGCTCCCGGGATCATTGTGGCGCAGGCCATCGGACGCCTCGGCAATTGGTTCAACCAGGAACTCTACGGCCGGCCCACGGATGTGCCGTGGGCACTAGATATCTACTACCGTGTTGACGAGTCCGGGAATTTCGCACCGCTGACTGGCCAGTCCACCGGTGAAGTGATTGCCAGCGTGCACCCTACCTTCCTTTACGAATTGGTGTGGAACCTGTTGGTTTTCGTGTTCTTGCTGTGGGCTGAACGCAAGTGGCGTCTTGGCCACGGACGGGTGTTTGCGCTCTACGTTGTCGGATATACGTTAGGACGGTTCTGGATTGAGCTGCTGCGCGATGACACCGCCAACATGATCTTGGGCTTGCGCGTAAACACGTGGGTATCCGCGATTGTGTTCATTATCGCACTGATCGTGTTTTTCAAGCTGCCGCGTGGACAAGAATCTCCACAGCAGGTTGATCCGCGTCGAAATAGCGTCGAAAAGCATGAGCGGAACGACGAGACGTCGACTGAACCGGTAGCACAGTCTGGTCAAGCGAAAGATGACGCCAGCAGGTAGCCTAGGGCACTGTGAATACCTTTTCAGCGCTTCCTCCTGAAAAGTCGTATCAAAGCGAGTAGGTTGGTAATTGTGGATAGACGAACGAAGATCGTATGTACTCTTGGTCCTGCGGTAGCGAGCAAGGAGGCCATCGTCGGACTTGTCCGCGATGGGATGAATGTCGCCCGCATGAACTTCTCTCACGGTGATCACGCCGATCATGAACAGAATTATAAGTGGGTGCGCGAAGCTACCGATGAGACTGGGAAAGCTGTTGGCATCCTCGCTGACCTCCAGGGGCCGAAAATTCGCCTGGGTCGCTTCAAGGAGGATAAAACTTTCTGGGAGACCGGGGAGATTGTCCGTATTACCGTAGACGAGGTTGAAGGCACACATGATCGCGTGTCGACGACCTACAAGAACCTGGCCAAGGACGCGAAGCCTGGCGACCGCTTGCTTGTCGACGACGGCAAGGTGGGACTGATTTGCCTCGAGGTTGATGGCAATGATGTTGTCTGCCGTGTAACCGAGGGCGGACCGGTATCTAACAACAAAGGTGTCTCGTTGCCGGGGATGGATATTTCCGTGCCTGCACTGTCTGAAAAAGATATTGCTGACCTGAAGTTTGCCCTCAAGCTAGGGGTGGACTTCATTGCTTTGTCGTTCGTTCGCTCGCCGTCTGACGTGGATCTTGTTCATGAAGTGATGGACGAAGTTGGCCGACGCGTTCCTGTGATCGCGAAGTTGGAGAAGCCAGAGGCTGTAGACGCCCTCGAATCCATCATCTTGGCGTTCGACGCCATCATGGTTGCACGTGGTGACTTGGGTGTTGAGATCGCCCTCGAGCAGGTGCCACTGGTGCAAAAGCGTGCGATCCAGATTGCTCGTGAGAACGCGAAGCCAGTGATCGTGGCCACCCAGATGCTTGACTCCATGATTGATAATTCCCGCCCAACGCGTGCGGAAGCATCGGACGTTGCTAATGCTGTCCTAGACGGCGCAGACGCTGTGATGCTTTCTGGTGAGACGTCTGTTGGCGTTGATCCGCACAACGTTGTGCGCACTATGTCGCGCATTGTTCGCGTTGCTGAGAGCACTGGCCAGGTTCCACCGCTGGTGCACATTCCACGTACTAAGCGTGGTGTTATTTCTTATTCTGCGCGTGATATCGCTGAGCGGCTGAACGCAAAGGCAATGGTGGCATTCACCACCTCGGGCGATACTGCTCGTCGTGTGGCACGCCTGCACTCTAAGCATCCGCTGCTTGTCTTCACGCCCCGCCAGGAGATTCGTTCCCAGCTTGCTTTGACGTGGGGCACCGAGACTTTCCTGTGCCGCGAAGTTTCCGGCACTGATGACATGATCAAGGTTGTCGATGAAGAGTTGCTCGGCTTCGCGGACTACAACGAGGGCGATACCATGGTCGTCATCGCTGGTACACCTCCAGGGGTTGCTGGTACAACCAACATGGTCCACGTGCACCAGTTAGGCGAGGATACGAAGTCCCCGAAGTTTTAGTTTTGCGCTAAGAAGGCCCGCTGTTCACATGGGGTGGACAGCGGGCTTTTAGGCCTTTAATGCTTGACTTTTCAGTGATAATGATTAGTATGATACACAATATAATCAATTGAATACGTGTTTATACTTCTTGAAGTAAAGGAGTTAAAGGTGGTGGGATGGAAGAAACTGGTATCCCTGTGCGCTGTAGCCGTGATGGTTGTAGCGAGTGCCTGCTCGGCACCGGAAGAACCAAATAATGAGGCCGGTGACGGGACGGCCGTAACAGAATCTACAAGAAGTACAGAGTTATCCGCGAGTGATGCCGCCACTCGCACTGTCACCGATTCTTTAGGGCGTAAAGTTGAGGTTCCTGCTCGGGTGGAATCAGTAGCAACACAGGGTAGCGGAGCACGTAATGTTATCTATGCTGGTGGATTAGACAAGATTGTTGCGGTTACCGAAATTGACAAGGGGCCTGCGATTGGCGCTCCGTACAAATACGCCGCGCGGGAGCATTTCGCTGATTTGCCTGTCACTAGCCCAGGCGGTCCTACACAGACGGTGTACGAGGAAGAGCTTATTGAGATTGCGCCGGACGTTGTAGTGACTACATGGACCGACCCGGCGATGCTTGACGATATCCAGGAACGAACGGGCGTTCCTGTTCTTGCGGTGTCCGATCCCGCCCCTGATTACACATCGTTTTCTAAGATCAATCTAGATATGATCCTTCTTCTTGGGGAGCTGTTAGGAACCGAAGCGCAGGCAAACGGCCTTGTAGGACAAGTACAGCAGTGGGAAGAAGATTTAGCTGACCGTGTCGCCGATCTTCCCGAAGGAGACCGGAAGACCGCCTACACCGGTGCCGTCAGTTATAAGGGCGGCCATGGATTTGCCGGTACCAGGGCACATTACATGCCGTTCGATACCGTACGGGTTATCAACGTCGTTGACGAAACTGGTCAAAATGGTGCATTTCAAGTCGATCTGGAAAAGGTCCCTGAGTGGGACCCAGAGTTCATTTTCCTCAACCCGGCGAGCATGGATCTTGTCAATCAAGACTATGATGCCAACCCTGAATTCTTCGATAATTTGACTGCGGTTAAAGAAGGGCGCGTGTACTCCCAACCCTCATTTATCTGGCATTCGCTGAACCACGAACTCGCTATCGCGAACGCTTACTATGTCGGCACAGTAGTCTATCCCGAACGGTTTGCTGATATCGATATGGAGGAGACCGTCAACGACATTTTCCAGGCCTACCTCGGGATGGACTACGTTGATTTGCTGAAGCAAGAAGGACTGTGGTTCCAGGAGCTTACCTTAGGCGAGGATGTCCAATAGTGGAGAGAGTGGATAATTTGCCAGGATCCACCGTTTCTGATGCACCTAGCCATGGCCAGCTAGGCAGGAGCGAAGGAACTGACGTCATCGCCCGCTACAAAGGGTACGTGGGAAAGAAGTGGCTTGTTATCGTCGTTACGCTTCTCATCCTGTTTGTCTCAGGGCTGCTATCTGTCGGGATGGGGTCGGCCACGCTCACCATTTCTGAGTCCATCGGGGCGCTTCTTGGGGGAGGCGACGAC comes from Corynebacterium cystitidis and encodes:
- a CDS encoding indole-3-glycerol phosphate synthase TrpC, whose amino-acid sequence is MRTLDSMQRIVSGVLADVAEREASLPFEEIKARSRDMAPTRDVRAALLKPGCGVIVEIKRTSPVFGPTGLVASVADIARGIEAGGAHLIACQTERLRFNGSLQDMAVAREAVDLPMVCRDVIVDPYQIHEARCYGADMIPLQVSLMDQHRLEALIDRIESLGMVAMAEVRTPEEADRALQARARVIGVNSWSFDTNSLNRDSFAQIEPGIPSDVLRISLGGVRNARDLLDAASQGADAVLAAESVMSQEDIRVATMRLAAAGQHPSCPSRS
- the hisI gene encoding phosphoribosyl-AMP cyclohydrolase; translated protein: MSDNPADYALDPAIAQRLKPNDQGLVPAIVQAHGSGEVLMMAWMDTHALAYTLASRRGTYYSRSRKEYWIKGLTSGHTQEVTGVRLDCDGDTLLVTVKQVGGACHTGDRTCFDADPLL
- a CDS encoding ABC transporter substrate-binding protein; amino-acid sequence: MVGWKKLVSLCAVAVMVVASACSAPEEPNNEAGDGTAVTESTRSTELSASDAATRTVTDSLGRKVEVPARVESVATQGSGARNVIYAGGLDKIVAVTEIDKGPAIGAPYKYAAREHFADLPVTSPGGPTQTVYEEELIEIAPDVVVTTWTDPAMLDDIQERTGVPVLAVSDPAPDYTSFSKINLDMILLLGELLGTEAQANGLVGQVQQWEEDLADRVADLPEGDRKTAYTGAVSYKGGHGFAGTRAHYMPFDTVRVINVVDETGQNGAFQVDLEKVPEWDPEFIFLNPASMDLVNQDYDANPEFFDNLTAVKEGRVYSQPSFIWHSLNHELAIANAYYVGTVVYPERFADIDMEETVNDIFQAYLGMDYVDLLKQEGLWFQELTLGEDVQ
- a CDS encoding TIGR02234 family membrane protein, whose product is MWIGSRMPWIDVAYQDDKSGPGSIALSGSSWSTEITAVILVLLAGMIAAFVVRRWGRRIIGVIGALAAFGAVVSPIAVLVGNPDAERAKLLLTSGAASQRSTAPVTIAEWAEITGISVQAVGPIVAALGALVAVAAGIVLALKPGGDSPKMNKYETATMRREKLEDDLDSTPDSGRVMWDALDADIDPTDRNG
- the lgt gene encoding prolipoprotein diacylglyceryl transferase, which translates into the protein MQTTILANIPSPSQGVWELGPIPIRAYALFIVIGILVALWLTLRRYRAKGGDPDVVWDAAIVAVPAGIIGGRLYHVITDYDKYFGPGKNAWDAFNIAGGGLGIWGAVALGGVAVWILFRVKKLPLGPFADAVAPGIIVAQAIGRLGNWFNQELYGRPTDVPWALDIYYRVDESGNFAPLTGQSTGEVIASVHPTFLYELVWNLLVFVFLLWAERKWRLGHGRVFALYVVGYTLGRFWIELLRDDTANMILGLRVNTWVSAIVFIIALIVFFKLPRGQESPQQVDPRRNSVEKHERNDETSTEPVAQSGQAKDDASR
- the pyk gene encoding pyruvate kinase, translating into MDRRTKIVCTLGPAVASKEAIVGLVRDGMNVARMNFSHGDHADHEQNYKWVREATDETGKAVGILADLQGPKIRLGRFKEDKTFWETGEIVRITVDEVEGTHDRVSTTYKNLAKDAKPGDRLLVDDGKVGLICLEVDGNDVVCRVTEGGPVSNNKGVSLPGMDISVPALSEKDIADLKFALKLGVDFIALSFVRSPSDVDLVHEVMDEVGRRVPVIAKLEKPEAVDALESIILAFDAIMVARGDLGVEIALEQVPLVQKRAIQIARENAKPVIVATQMLDSMIDNSRPTRAEASDVANAVLDGADAVMLSGETSVGVDPHNVVRTMSRIVRVAESTGQVPPLVHIPRTKRGVISYSARDIAERLNAKAMVAFTTSGDTARRVARLHSKHPLLVFTPRQEIRSQLALTWGTETFLCREVSGTDDMIKVVDEELLGFADYNEGDTMVVIAGTPPGVAGTTNMVHVHQLGEDTKSPKF